One genomic region from Microcoleus sp. FACHB-672 encodes:
- a CDS encoding rod shape-determining protein, translated as MGIDLGTANTLVYVSGKGIVLQEPSVVAIDQNLKVPLAVGEDAKKMLGRTPGNVVALRPLRDGVIADFDTAELMLKHFIRRVHEGRTLVSPRIVIGIPSGVTGVERRAVMEAASQAGARDVYLIDEPVAAAIGAGLPVAEPTGNMIIDIGGGTTEVAVLSLQGTVLSESVRVAGDELSDSIVHYMKKVHNLVIGERTAEEIKIQIGSAYPTHEGDDATMDVRGLHLLSGLPRTVTIKGPEIRESMAEPLAVIVEAVKRTLERTPPELAADIIDRGIMLAGGGALLKGLDTLISHETGIVTHVAADPLSCVVLGTGRVLENFKQLERVFSGRSRNM; from the coding sequence ATGGGTATCGACCTTGGTACCGCCAATACCCTAGTTTATGTATCCGGTAAAGGTATTGTTCTCCAAGAACCCTCTGTAGTTGCCATTGACCAAAACCTAAAAGTGCCACTGGCAGTCGGAGAAGACGCAAAAAAGATGCTGGGTCGTACCCCAGGAAACGTGGTTGCCCTGCGTCCCCTGCGTGATGGTGTAATCGCTGACTTTGATACCGCAGAACTGATGCTCAAACACTTCATCCGACGGGTGCATGAAGGCAGAACCCTCGTCTCTCCCCGGATTGTGATCGGCATCCCCAGCGGAGTTACAGGGGTCGAAAGAAGAGCTGTTATGGAAGCCGCCTCTCAGGCCGGCGCTAGAGATGTTTACTTAATAGACGAGCCGGTGGCCGCCGCAATTGGGGCCGGTTTACCCGTCGCCGAACCAACCGGCAACATGATTATTGATATTGGTGGTGGTACTACAGAAGTTGCCGTTTTGAGTTTGCAGGGCACAGTTCTAAGTGAATCGGTGCGCGTTGCCGGAGACGAGCTGAGCGACTCGATCGTACACTATATGAAAAAAGTTCATAACCTAGTCATTGGGGAGCGAACCGCTGAAGAAATCAAAATTCAGATTGGTTCAGCCTACCCAACTCACGAAGGTGATGATGCAACAATGGACGTGCGCGGCTTGCACCTGCTCTCTGGTTTGCCTCGAACAGTCACGATTAAAGGGCCAGAGATCCGCGAGAGCATGGCAGAACCTTTAGCAGTTATTGTAGAAGCAGTCAAGCGTACCCTAGAGCGAACCCCCCCAGAACTTGCAGCCGACATCATTGATCGTGGGATCATGCTAGCAGGAGGCGGTGCTTTATTGAAGGGCCTGGATACCTTGATCAGTCATGAAACCGGCATTGTAACGCACGTTGCAGCTGACCCTTTAAGCTGTGTGGTTCTAGGAACTGGACGTGTTCTAGAGAATTTCAAACAGCTCGAACGCGTGTTTAGCGGTCGTTCTCGTAATATGTAG